The Bradyrhizobium barranii subsp. barranii genome segment CCGCATTGATGACGCTGCCGAGCTGCTTGTTGATCATCTCGACGAAGCTGATCGGCGGCACCGGCGCCAGTTCGCGCGAGCCTTCGATGAAGTCGACGGCCGTCACCTGGATCTGGTCGCCGCGCTGCTTGTCCAGTCCGCCTGCCGTCGCCGCGAGCTGGCTGATCTCGGCGAGCTTGCTGTCGACGATCGCCTGATTGCTCTTGTCGCCGAGATCGGCGACGAGCCGCGCGCGGTTGACCAGCACGGCGATGAAGAGTTTCTTGACCAGGTAACCGTCGCTCACCGTCGTCGTTGTCTTGGACGACACCTCGAAATTGGTGACGTCCTCGCGGCGGGTCTTGTCCTCGCTGGAATTCTTCGTGCCGCCGGCATTCACCTGCTGGTCCGGCAGGTTCTGCTGCACCGTGGTCGGCGTCGAACGGTCCGCATTCTGCGACGATTCCTTCTCGCGCACGTTCCGGACCGAACGCTCGGCACGGCTCTCCGGATCGTAGACCGTCTCGTTGGTCTGCCGCTTGTCGGTGGAGAGCTGCGGCGCGACGCTCACCTCGAAATTGTCCAGGCCGAGATATGGCGTCAACGCCTTGCGGATGTTCTCCTGCACCATCCCGCCGACCGTCTTCTGGAGGCTCGCCATCTTGGTCGGGGCCGCGCTGGCTTCGTCCTCTTCGGCGAGCAGCATCGAACCATCGGCATCCAGCACCGTCACCTTGTCGCGGCTCATGCCGGGAATGGCCGCCGCGACGAGGTGGCGGATCGACTGCGCCGTGCGCGCCTCGATCGCGCCGTCGGTGCGCAGCACGACCGACGCCGACGGCGGCTGCTGCGTCGCCCGGAACGAGCCGCGCACCGGCATCACGATATGCACCCGCGCCGCCTTGACGCCCTTCATCAACTGCACGGTGCGCGCGATCTCG includes the following:
- the fliF gene encoding flagellar basal-body MS-ring/collar protein FliF, which codes for MLLSRAQVQQLLNNLLELGPRRLMALGLIGFAVLVTVVGGAYYLSRPEFETLYTGLNREDVTRIGAALREQNITFDVNTAGDAISVRPSQTMQARMLLAEKGLPTSANSGYELFDKIGSLGLTSFMQEVTKLRALEGEIARTVQLMKGVKAARVHIVMPVRGSFRATQQPPSASVVLRTDGAIEARTAQSIRHLVAAAIPGMSRDKVTVLDADGSMLLAEEDEASAAPTKMASLQKTVGGMVQENIRKALTPYLGLDNFEVSVAPQLSTDKRQTNETVYDPESRAERSVRNVREKESSQNADRSTPTTVQQNLPDQQVNAGGTKNSSEDKTRREDVTNFEVSSKTTTTVSDGYLVKKLFIAVLVNRARLVADLGDKSNQAIVDSKLAEISQLAATAGGLDKQRGDQIQVTAVDFIEGSRELAPVPPISFVEMINKQLGSVINAVTILAVASMLVWFGLRPAVNGILTHRAAQEQTEAAEAAELEAATALALADSQDPELNLVEDLEGKMQRTPQKRLEQIVRLDQMQAAAILKDWMRREEAA